The following coding sequences lie in one Pseudomonas sp. SL4(2022) genomic window:
- a CDS encoding urea transporter, producing the protein MSPLPLTTHALQGFRTLLNGFSQIFLQAHPGCGLLVLLAIAIGAPQLLGGALLGGLSSTLTAQRRGYTKADIELGLYGYNGVMLGMLISLQFAWSALLPLLIIVSAGASSLLLSAWMRRMRERQWLPAFTFPFVGLSWLLLWLAPVLQLDLTHAVASNAQPLDWWASLIAMARGLGQVIFLDHPLAGVGLLLGLLLADRRAACWALLGSMGGLALALYQGLPQHSALTGLYGYNTALAAIALSQVHRRPWLPALGIALALVLQPGFSALGLPALTMPFILTCWLVSATQRLLRKAAADCSPLPPTGKDRIH; encoded by the coding sequence ATGTCGCCATTACCGCTCACCACCCACGCCTTGCAGGGGTTTCGCACCCTGCTCAACGGTTTTAGCCAGATCTTTCTGCAAGCCCATCCCGGCTGCGGCTTGCTGGTGCTCCTGGCGATTGCGATCGGCGCACCACAGCTACTCGGCGGCGCCCTGCTCGGTGGTCTCAGCAGCACCCTGACGGCGCAGCGTCGCGGTTATACCAAAGCCGACATCGAACTCGGTTTGTACGGCTACAACGGGGTTATGCTGGGCATGCTGATCAGCCTGCAGTTCGCCTGGTCAGCGCTGTTGCCGCTGCTGATCATCGTCAGCGCCGGAGCCTCAAGCCTGCTGCTGAGCGCCTGGATGCGGCGCATGCGCGAACGACAGTGGCTGCCTGCATTCACCTTCCCTTTTGTCGGCCTGAGCTGGCTGCTGCTGTGGCTGGCACCTGTTCTGCAGCTTGATCTGACACACGCCGTAGCAAGTAATGCACAACCACTGGACTGGTGGGCCAGCCTGATCGCCATGGCGCGCGGCTTGGGCCAGGTGATTTTCCTCGATCATCCACTGGCCGGCGTCGGCCTGTTACTTGGCCTGCTTCTGGCGGATCGACGCGCCGCCTGCTGGGCACTGCTCGGCTCAATGGGCGGACTGGCGCTGGCGTTGTACCAGGGGTTGCCACAGCACAGCGCCCTCACCGGCCTGTACGGCTATAACACCGCCCTGGCAGCCATCGCGCTCAGCCAGGTGCATCGCCGCCCTTGGCTGCCAGCCCTTGGTATCGCCCTGGCGCTGGTGTTGCAACCGGGATTCAGCGCCCTCGGCCTACCGGCGCTGACCATGCCGTTTATCCTCACCTGCTGGTTGGTCAGCGCCACCCAACGCCTGTTACGCAAAGCGGCGGCCGACTGCTCGCCGCTACCACCAACCGGCAAGGACAGGATTCATTGA
- the argR gene encoding transcriptional regulator ArgR yields the protein MNAHRIGFLLWPNTKPLTLALAEEALRVAQRVHPEVVYELVFLQAEAPLEGAWRLPGEAWVGKLEGCQKLFLLADEPPGPMPAALSGALKQLVRGGCVIGAIAAGVYPLAQLGLLDGYRASVHWRWQDDFSERFPKVIATSHLFDWDRDRLTACGGLAVLDLLLALLARDHGAELAGAVSEELVVERIREGGERQRIPLQNRLGSSHPKLTQAVLLMEANIEEPLTTDEIAQHVCVSRRQLERIFKQYLNRVPSQYYLELRLNKARQLLMQTSKSIIQIGLSCGFSSGPHFSSAYRNFFGATPREDRNQRRSNSPFELTSTPIERG from the coding sequence ATGAATGCCCACCGAATTGGCTTCCTGCTTTGGCCCAACACCAAGCCCCTGACCCTGGCCTTGGCGGAAGAAGCGCTGCGCGTTGCCCAGCGCGTCCACCCCGAGGTGGTCTATGAGCTGGTGTTTCTGCAGGCTGAGGCACCGCTCGAAGGTGCATGGCGGCTTCCAGGGGAAGCCTGGGTGGGTAAGCTGGAAGGCTGCCAGAAGCTCTTTCTGCTCGCCGACGAGCCGCCAGGGCCGATGCCGGCGGCACTCTCCGGCGCGCTCAAGCAACTGGTGCGCGGCGGTTGCGTGATCGGTGCGATTGCCGCCGGGGTCTACCCGCTGGCGCAGCTGGGCTTGCTCGATGGCTACCGCGCTTCGGTGCACTGGCGCTGGCAGGATGATTTCAGCGAGCGCTTCCCTAAAGTGATCGCCACCAGCCATCTGTTCGATTGGGACCGTGATCGCCTGACCGCCTGTGGCGGCTTGGCCGTGCTCGACCTGTTACTGGCCTTGTTGGCCCGTGATCACGGCGCTGAATTGGCCGGTGCGGTATCCGAAGAGTTGGTGGTCGAGCGTATCCGTGAGGGCGGTGAGCGTCAGCGCATTCCGCTGCAGAATCGTCTGGGCTCCAGCCACCCCAAGCTGACTCAGGCCGTGCTGCTGATGGAAGCCAATATCGAAGAGCCGCTGACCACCGACGAAATTGCCCAACACGTATGTGTTTCGCGCCGTCAGCTGGAGCGCATCTTCAAGCAATACCTCAACCGCGTACCCAGCCAGTACTACCTGGAACTGCGCCTGAATAAAGCGCGCCAATTGCTGATGCAAACCAGCAAATCGATCATTCAGATCGGCCTTTCCTGCGGCTTCTCCTCCGGCCCGCACTTCTCTAGCGCCTATCGCAATTTTTTTGGCGCCACCCCACGTGAAGACCGCAACCAACGGCGCAGCAACAGCCCATTCGAGCTGACGTCGACGCCCATCGAGCGCGGCTGA